In a genomic window of Vicingaceae bacterium:
- the rpsS gene encoding 30S ribosomal protein S19 produces the protein MGRSLKKPPFVHYKLAKRVREAQESGKKTVIKTWSRASMITPEFVGLTIAVHNGNKFIPVYITENMVGHKLGEFAPTRTWRGHAGQRKDKGKK, from the coding sequence ATGGGAAGATCATTAAAGAAACCACCATTTGTACACTACAAACTAGCCAAGAGAGTTAGAGAAGCTCAAGAGTCAGGAAAAAAAACTGTGATTAAAACATGGTCAAGAGCCTCAATGATCACTCCGGAGTTTGTAGGATTGACCATAGCAGTGCACAATGGCAATAAATTTATACCGGTATATATTACAGAAAATATGGTAGGGCACAAATTGGGTGAATTTGCTCCGACCAGAACATGGAGAGGGCATGCCGGACAAAGAAAAGATAAAGGTAAGAAATAA
- the rplV gene encoding 50S ribosomal protein L22, producing MGARKKLRAEQLKEIKRNTAYALLNNCPVSPRKMRYIADLIRNKDVFTAMTILQYTPNVAARYLEKLLRSAIDVWENKNEGERPEDVQLYISELQVNGARFLKRIQPAPQGRAYRIKKRFCHVKLTVDKA from the coding sequence ATGGGCGCAAGAAAAAAATTAAGAGCCGAACAATTAAAAGAAATAAAAAGAAATACTGCATACGCATTGTTAAATAACTGCCCCGTTTCTCCGCGCAAAATGAGATACATAGCAGATTTAATTAGAAATAAAGATGTATTTACCGCTATGACCATTTTGCAATATACTCCAAATGTTGCGGCAAGATACCTGGAAAAATTACTCCGCTCAGCCATCGACGTTTGGGAAAACAAAAATGAAGGTGAAAGACCGGAAGATGTACAGTTATATATTTCAGAATTGCAAGTAAATGGTGCAAGGTTTTTAAAAAGGATTCAACCTGCTCCGCAAGGTAGAGCTTACAGAATTAAAAAAAGATTTTGTCATGTTAAATTAACCGTAGATAAAGCTTAA
- the rplP gene encoding 50S ribosomal protein L16: protein MLQPKRTKYRKVQKKLKIDGVETRGTQLAFGSFGLKALEGAWITARQIEAARIALTRYMKREGQSWIRIFPDKPITRKPLEVRMGKGKGNPEFWVAQVKPGRILFEVDGVSLDIAKEALRLAAQKLPIKVKFVVRRDYQE, encoded by the coding sequence ATGTTACAGCCCAAAAGAACAAAATATAGAAAAGTACAAAAGAAATTAAAGATTGACGGTGTTGAAACCCGTGGAACTCAATTGGCATTTGGATCGTTCGGTTTGAAAGCATTGGAAGGTGCCTGGATTACTGCTCGTCAAATCGAAGCTGCCCGTATTGCATTGACAAGATATATGAAACGTGAAGGTCAATCATGGATAAGGATATTCCCTGATAAGCCCATTACACGGAAACCTCTTGAGGTTCGTATGGGTAAAGGTAAAGGAAATCCCGAATTTTGGGTAGCTCAAGTAAAACCGGGTAGAATATTGTTTGAAGTTGACGGCGTATCTCTAGATATTGCCAAAGAAGCTTTACGTTTGGCAGCTCAAAAATTACCCATTAAAGTAAAATTTGTTGTTAGAAGAGATTATCAAGAATAA
- the rplW gene encoding 50S ribosomal protein L23, with product MAKGDILIKPIITEKATSLSESNGVYTFVVNKKANKIEIKNAIEKYYGVTVEEVNTVNVLGKRKTRFTKNGFSQGRKPSYKKAYVKLKQGETIDLFSNI from the coding sequence ATGGCAAAAGGAGATATACTAATCAAGCCCATTATTACAGAAAAGGCCACTTCTTTGAGTGAAAGCAATGGGGTTTATACATTTGTTGTCAACAAAAAGGCTAACAAAATAGAAATAAAAAATGCCATAGAAAAATATTATGGAGTTACAGTCGAGGAGGTCAACACTGTGAATGTTTTAGGGAAAAGAAAAACCAGATTTACCAAAAATGGTTTTTCACAAGGAAGAAAACCTTCTTATAAAAAGGCATACGTAAAATTAAAACAAGGAGAAACCATTGACTTGTTTAGTAACATTTAA
- the rpmC gene encoding 50S ribosomal protein L29, with protein MKLKNTDIRGMSSRELLDRLEELKANLIKLKINNAIATIDNPLQIREIRRTIARIKTELRKRELENK; from the coding sequence ATGAAACTTAAAAACACAGATATTAGAGGAATGAGTAGCAGAGAATTATTAGACAGATTAGAAGAGTTGAAGGCCAATTTGATTAAGCTTAAAATCAATAACGCAATTGCTACTATAGATAATCCTCTGCAAATACGCGAGATTCGCAGAACAATCGCAAGAATTAAAACTGAATTAAGAAAAAGGGAATTGGAAAATAAATAA
- the rpsQ1 gene encoding 30S ribosomal protein S17 1 has product MENKENKPVRKNGRKVKIGRVLSNKMDKSIVVAVEVRSKHPKYGKFVKRTSKFYAHDEKNECQIGDVVKIMETRPLSKMKRWRLVQIIERPVKL; this is encoded by the coding sequence ATGGAAAATAAAGAAAACAAACCGGTTAGAAAAAACGGTAGAAAGGTTAAAATAGGTAGGGTGTTAAGCAATAAAATGGATAAATCCATTGTAGTTGCTGTTGAAGTTAGAAGTAAACACCCTAAATATGGTAAATTTGTTAAACGTACGTCGAAGTTCTATGCTCACGACGAAAAGAATGAGTGTCAAATAGGAGACGTGGTTAAAATTATGGAAACCCGTCCTTTAAGTAAAATGAAACGTTGGAGATTAGTTCAAATAATTGAAAGACCTGTAAAATTATGA
- the rplB gene encoding 50S ribosomal protein L2, with the protein MGVKKFKPVTPSIRWKVISDFSDITKKEPEKSLVVKYVKSGGRNNDGRRTMRYIGGGHKRKYRIIDFKRNKDGIPAKVASIEYDPNRTARIALLHYADGEKRYILAPQGLKVGQTLMSGKEASPDVGNTLYLSDIPLGSIIHNIELTPGKGGQIARSAGTYAQLLSREGKYAVIKLPSGETRKILVSCRATIGSLSNPENNLIVHGKAGRKRWLGRRPRTRGVAMNPVDHPMGGGEGRASGGHPRSRKGIPAKGYKTRKKNKPSNKFIIERRKK; encoded by the coding sequence ATGGGAGTTAAGAAATTTAAACCTGTTACACCTAGTATCCGTTGGAAAGTAATATCCGACTTTTCAGATATAACCAAAAAAGAGCCGGAAAAATCTCTTGTTGTTAAATATGTTAAAAGCGGAGGTAGGAATAATGACGGCCGTCGTACAATGAGATATATAGGCGGAGGCCACAAGAGAAAATACAGAATTATAGATTTTAAAAGAAATAAAGACGGTATACCTGCAAAAGTAGCTTCAATCGAGTATGATCCGAACCGAACAGCTCGCATTGCACTTCTTCATTATGCGGATGGTGAGAAACGTTATATCTTAGCTCCACAAGGATTAAAAGTAGGGCAAACATTGATGTCCGGCAAGGAAGCTTCACCGGATGTAGGGAATACCCTTTACTTATCAGATATTCCATTGGGTTCTATCATTCACAATATTGAATTAACACCCGGCAAAGGAGGACAAATTGCAAGATCTGCCGGAACATATGCTCAATTGTTAAGCCGTGAAGGAAAATATGCCGTGATTAAATTGCCATCAGGAGAAACCAGAAAAATACTAGTTTCTTGCCGTGCAACAATTGGCTCGTTGTCAAATCCTGAAAATAACCTGATTGTGCATGGTAAAGCAGGAAGGAAAAGATGGTTGGGACGCAGACCCAGAACAAGAGGAGTTGCAATGAACCCCGTTGATCACCCTATGGGAGGTGGAGAAGGACGTGCTTCAGGTGGTCACCCAAGATCCAGAAAGGGTATTCCTGCAAAAGGTTATAAAACTAGAAAGAAAAATAAACCTTCAAATAAATTTATCATAGAAAGAAGAAAAAAATAA
- the rpsC gene encoding 30S ribosomal protein S3: MGQKTNPISNRLGIIRGWDSNWFNEKSYAEEIAEDYKIRKYLKARLPKGTISRIIIERTLKLVTVTINTSRPGMIIGKGGKEVDKLKEELKKLTGKDIQINIFEIKRPELDAPLVADSIARQIEGRISYKRAAKMAVAAAMRMGAEGIKIKISGRLGGAEMARSEMFKDGRTPLHTFRADIDYHVDEALTTYGLIGIKVWICKGEVYGKRDLTPNIGLKKAKSGKPKRRK, from the coding sequence ATGGGTCAAAAAACAAATCCAATATCAAATCGCTTGGGAATCATTAGAGGATGGGATTCCAACTGGTTCAACGAAAAATCATATGCAGAAGAAATTGCGGAAGATTACAAAATCCGTAAATACCTAAAAGCCAGATTACCTAAGGGAACCATCTCTAGAATTATTATTGAACGGACATTAAAATTGGTTACGGTTACGATTAACACTTCTCGTCCCGGTATGATCATCGGAAAGGGAGGGAAAGAAGTGGACAAATTGAAAGAAGAGTTGAAAAAATTAACCGGAAAAGATATTCAAATTAATATCTTTGAAATTAAAAGACCCGAATTGGATGCTCCGTTGGTTGCAGACAGCATTGCCCGTCAGATCGAAGGACGCATCTCATATAAAAGGGCTGCAAAAATGGCAGTTGCTGCTGCTATGAGAATGGGAGCCGAAGGAATAAAGATAAAAATTTCCGGTCGTCTTGGCGGTGCTGAGATGGCTAGATCAGAAATGTTTAAAGATGGTAGAACCCCCTTGCATACATTTCGTGCAGATATTGATTACCATGTTGATGAAGCACTTACTACTTATGGTTTAATTGGAATTAAAGTTTGGATTTGCAAAGGCGAAGTTTACGGAAAAAGAGATTTAACTCCAAATATTGGTTTGAAAAAAGCTAAATCCGGAAAACCTAAAAGAAGAAAATAA